From Mobula hypostoma chromosome 3, sMobHyp1.1, whole genome shotgun sequence:
TGATTTTTATGTGCTAAATGCAAGACAGTGATGTGAGTTTGCTGAGAGTCTGATGTTATGGACAAGTAACCCACTTTTAACACAGGCCTATTTTTCACTCTTTTAACTgataagaagggggcatgagaaggccttggtgagtagggtaaaggaaaaccccaacgtattcttcaattatgtgaagaacaaaaggatgacagggatgaagataggaccgattagagataaaggtgggaagatgtgtctggaggctgtggaagtgagcgaggtcctcaatgaatacttctcttcggtattcaccaatgagagggaacttgatgacggtgaggacaatatgagtgaagttgatgttctggagcatgttgatattaagggagaggaggtgttggagttgttaaaatacgttaggacagataagtccccggggccttacggaatattccccaggctgcttcacgaggtgagggaagagattgccgagcctctggctaggatctttctgTCCTCGGGAATggtacctgaggattggagggaggtgaatgttgtccccttgttcaaaaaaggtagtagggatagttcaggtaattatagaccagtaagccttatgtctgtggtaggaaagctattgcaaaagattcttagagataggagctatgggcatttagagaatcatggtctgatcagggacagtcagcatggctttgtgaagggcagatcgtgtctaacaagcctgatagagttctttgaggaggtgaccaggcatatagatgagggtaatgcagtgaatgtgatctacatggattttagtaaggcatttgacaaggttccacacagtaggcttattcagaaattcagaaggtatgggatccagggaagcttggccaggtagatacagaattggcttgcctgcagaaggcagagggtcgtggtggagggagtacattcggattggagggttgtgactagtggtgtcccacaaggagcggttctgggacctctacttttcgtgatttttattagtgacctggatgtggggggtagaagggtgggttcgcaagtttgcagacaacacacaggttggtggtgttgtggatagtgtagaggattgttgaagattgcagagccacattgataggatgcagaagtgggctgagaagtggcagatggaattcaacctggagaaatgtgaggtggtacactttggaaggacgaactccaaggcagggtacaaaataaatggcaggatacttggaagtgtggaggagcagagggatctgggggtacatgttcacagatccttgaaagttgcctcacaggtagatagggtagttaagaaagcttatggcgtgttagctttcataagtcgagggatagagtttaagagtcgcgaggtaatgatgcagctctataaaactctggttaggccacacttggagtaccgtgtccagttctggtcgcctcagtataggaaggatgtggaagcattggaaagggtacagaggagatttaccaggatgctgcctggtttagagagtatgcattatgatcagagattaagggagctagggctttactctctggagagaaggagaatgagaggagacatgatagaggtatacaagatattaagaagaatagatagagtggacagccagcacctcttccccagggcaccactgctcaatacaagaggatatggctttaaggtaagtggtgggaagttcaaggcggatattagaggaaggttctttGACTCAGAGTGGTtgttgcgtggaatgcactgcctgagtcagtggtggagtcagatacactagtgtatttaagagactactagacaggtatatggaggaatttaaggtggggggttatatgggaggcaggggttaagggtcagcacaacattgtgggccgaagggcctgtactgtgctgtactgttctatgttctaaagtatCAGAAAAAGACTAGGAATTTTGACAAGGCTTTTTACCCCCAGTTACCacaaatgttgatttttttttatgcacACTGATTTGTGAATCAATGTCCAATTAAGAAAACTTGACTATCATCTGTGTGCTCAATAAATGGTTCATTTGCAAGTAGACTAGGAtttgaagtttgaagtaaaaGCTGGGCTGCTCTCACCCCAATGACATAAAGTCAGAAAGAAACTTCTGAAGTCTGCACATGAGCATTAGAAACAGAAATCCAAAATATGCAGAGATGTACTGTCTTCTTCTCCAGGCTAATCGGACAAAATCAGTGATCTGTTAAGAATTTTAGATGTTgatcaaaaaaaaaagtgaaacatGAGTTTTTAATTTTGGCCTAAACCATGGGTCAACAACATTTGCTCAACAACTTTTCcagttttaattatttaatttcatATTTCAAAATTCCATACATTTTAACTTTCTATCTTGTATTTTAATCCTATTTGTGTATTCCTATCATTTTAtgtttgaaaaatattttttttaaattacataagttttttttatttgttcacTGTCTTGATATTTCGACATTGTTTCTCAGCTTGCTTTATAGCCATACTGCTGCTACTGATCTCTTAAAACTAGGTGTGACAACAGACTGCATCAGAAACTTGAAACCcataccacagagagcattccaTGCTTGAGCATACATTTTTTAATGTCAGCCACAAGTGCCGTTATTTAGCTTCTGACAGGAAAATCGCCGTGGTAAGTTGTAAAAGTGTATGTTGTAATAGTGAGTACTCTTCCAAAGTATTGTAAAGTGTTGTAGGATGCCCTTGGGTCAACAGTAGATGGTAATTAAACCCATTTTTCAATCTTTGTCTCTGTTAGAATTTTTTCGTCCAAAGACTTTGCACATCAGCTGTTTTGTGAATTTAATAACTGTGCTACCTTAGTAGATGTTTATCTAAACTATTCAAAATCCCAGAATTCAGCAGGAGCTTGCATTGGGTTATCTGCTATTAGGCCTCTCAGAACACGACAAATTGAGTAGAGCAGAATTGAGCTGAAGAGTTTCAACCCACAAATCTGATCACTAATCAGAGATTTCGGATGTGGGAACACAGACGTTGTCATTTCATAAGATTTCAGTGATTAAAGTAACCACCAACGTTCACTGATTGGCCTTGTGTAAATAGAGGATTCCATAACTTGATCAATGTACCTCTTGTACAAGAAAAAAATTCAGATTTAGAAGTCAATCCACTAGGTCAGAATCTTAAATGCTTTAAGATCTACAGGATTTCAAAACTGTGTGAAGTACATCACCTGAGTTATTTCAGACTTTGAACAAATAAGGGAAAGAACTTTATTCACGCCCATCCGGTGTATTGACAGATGTTTCATTGGGTGACTTGTACTTTGAAGAAATGTACAATGTAGAGGAGACTATTTTACCATTATGTCAATCCCAATCAAATGATCACTCAATCCTAACCTTCATTTGGCTGCCAATTACCTATTATGGGGGTTTAAAACATTCCCCTTGTCTGCACAAGTTTTTGTAAAAATGGAAATAGGATGCAATTGACAAATAGTATGTTTTCCAACTTTGAGGGtaatatttaagaaaaatttaTTTGATACACCTTGTGCTATTTATTCATAAACAGAAGGATAGAGTACAGTGATGTATGAAAGGTGCCCTTTATATAATGCAAACAAAATTGAACCTACAGATATATAGTCATTTAGTCGTTGCCAGCTTAAGTTGGAGATATTCTTGAAGGCTTAATCATGTGATGTTCCCATCACATGACATTTAATCACATGGTATCCAACCACATGATATCAGTGAATGAGATTCTAATTGCCAAATAGAGGTTAAGTCCTCTGAGGTTAAATTTTGATGCAGCTTTATGCTAGGAGTTACTGTGTGAAAAGTTATGAGAACTGGGAGACCAACTTTGAGCAGGTGAACAATGAATGGCTGGAAGGATTTAGAAAGGGCAATTGGCAGAGTGTGGAGCTAGGTTTGTGAGAGGAAATTTTTGATTGCATTGAAATTGCACATGTGTTAACACTTGTGACTTAATATAATTAATAGTGTTGCAATAACTCATTGTTAATACATTGGTATGTGTATATAAAGAACCAGGTGTTAGATGATAATATCCTATATGTATTAGTTGTATCTATAGTATGTCACCTTTTTAATGTGTTTTAAAACTATAAGAAACCCCTTTCCAGCATAAAGGGCATTCAGGCTCCCCAGCACGTAACATGTTTTGATGGGTTCCATCTACCTCTATGTAATGGTGCCAGTTCTAAACTGGCAGGCTGCGTCGCATAAGGAGATGGTGATGTATGCTCATCTATTAATAGGTATTTGATTTTTATGAACCACCTCTCATAAATCTAAGCAACTGATCTTGGCTGCTGATGGTATTTGTTTTCTTTCATTCTATTCATATTTTCAAGATTTTCTCCACTGTAATTAATATAGCTGAGATAGCTTAACTATCTCTATTGTGAAAACTTAGGCTTGTGTGTTACTTATAAAATTGGAACTACTTATTATTGAGATTCATTTGCTGGAATGCTTGTCAGCCACATGACTTGAAAATTCCCAAATACCGTGAAGTCCAGCAAACAGCTGGGCAATCAGCAATCATTTATATTGAGCAGTGGAAGATGCAGTCATGTGCTTATATTATCTGAAAACCTTCAAGTTTTTTAAATCAGAAGATTctctcacttgtcccatcattgtcACTCTTAAATCAATACTGTCTTCACCAATGCAGAGTTTCTAGGATAAACATTAATAGCTGCCCAAGTATAGTTAAGTACAGAGTGGATTTCCTGACGGCAATATTATGTGTTACAGTTCATCTATTTTTCTATATGAACTGCAGTATGCATTTGTTTTACAGAGCTGTATTACTGATCTCTGGTTAGCTATAAGCATGTGACTGAAAAGCTCACGTACTGCACAGAAAAGTTATTAAAACTGTTCTTCTCCATAATTTCTTTTGTGAGCTATTGTGTATGCTTCAAGAACACAGTATTACTCCATCCCAACAACACATCTCGCTTCCGCCCCTCCTTCCCGCGACCCCCCCGCAAACTCTGTAGGACAAGATATGTGCTTTATATTAAGTAAAGTAGAAAACATACAGATCTGAAAAATGTACTGTATATGCAACTCAGTGCCCATAGAGCCTTTAATTTGCCTGTATGATAAAGTTTGCTTTTAATCTTTTGACACTGCATTAAACATCAGTGTAGTAAGTGGTTGACATATCGAATTTGGTGTTATTCAGCCTCCTGAGTTTCAAGCCAGATTGCTCAGCATACGAAACAAACTATCAAGATTTACTGTTGGTTTCCAGTGTTGCTAATGCAATATGGATTGTGTGGCTTTCAGCTATAGTTTCATTCATAAAGGTTTTAAAACCACCAGTGCATTGAACTAATTATAGGGAACTATATTGGCTGTATATGCATAGAGAATAAAGTATTTGCTTTAAACGAATAATTTGATTTGGGTAACTGAGAACACAAGTGTTTACTTCTGAACTACATAATACTCAGAATAATCACTTTAAcacattttctgtgttttgtttGACCTTCCATCCAAAATATCACAAGGATTTTATTTCTTTAGAAGGGCACACCTCTCCTTAGCATTGGTACTTCCCACTTTTAAAACCAAGTTTGCGTCATATTACAGACAAGGTTTAAAATGGCCAAGCTCCTCAGATGACATTGGCGCTGTAATGGTGACAAATCCATCAGCAGTTGCTATCTAATTAAAGCTGGCCTCAGCTTCACATACCCACATTTGCAATTAAATACAGTAATCGAGAAGTTGTAGTTAATGCCCTGCATCTATGCACAGTTAGTGATTTGATGTGTTTTAAGAACTTGTTATAAAACCATCAAAAGGTGTAGTTGAGGTTTTGACAGTGTCATTAATCATAATTCTTGCTGAGCAACTTTGTGTCAGTTTCTTTACACTTAAAAATCCACGATTATTAAAAAACTGACATTTTGCTGAGAACTGGTGGTAGTTCCACACCAAATTGCTGGCATTTCTCAGTGTGGGCACCATTATGTTTTGGCGCTCCAATGAACAAGCAAGTCACTTTCTGTGTATGTTAGAGAGTGTGTTCATAGATCCTGTGGCTTATTAGACCTGCCATTAAACATGGGAGCCCACTGATTTCAATGAAGATTGTAAGATTGCTATAAAGAAAGACAAAGCAAATTCCTTTTAATTAACTTGAGCCCTGTTTAATAATAATGTATGTATTTTAGTTGATTATAGTTTTCTGTTTTCAATTTATGCTTTTTACTATTTCACTTTTAAGTCTTTAAGTGTTTTGTAATGTCAGAGACAGATGTATTTAAAAATGTTGACGGGTGGAAATAGTAATTTTGCTTTCTGTCAAAGACCTTGAGTATTACACACTGCGTGTTCCAGCCCAGCCACATTTTCCCATTGTATTGTTTGAGGCCCTTCCTACCTCCCAGTCCCTTGCTGCTTGATTTTAAAACCCCCTGAACTGGCAAGGTTGACCTATTGGATTTGGCTGAGGCAAATTCAGTGAAGATGTAGCTGAGGGTAACAGGTCCATGTCAGTAAATAGCTCAGCCAGTGTTTGATATTTGATATTTCAGCTTCCACATTAATTCTTTGTCTTCAtctcttttccatttttttaaagtAACATTAAAATTATAATATGTGCTTTGAGATCTGTGAGAATTAGTCTGCTGGGCCGGTCAGCATCATTTTATTTACTGCTTGATGCTGCTGATCTCACAGATTCCACCAGATTCAAAGTCATATTAGGATAGAGGGAAGTGATGCGCAGGATGTACTAATTCTTTTGGGTTACCTTTTACTTGCACTGATCAATAAAGTCCATACCTTCATTGCTAATTGCATAATCCCTTATTGATAAAGTAATGCCAATAATTTCTTGTATTTTCAATGAAATAACTATTCGGTCAGAATATCAGCATGCTCATCGGACTAGCACAAAGCTCAATTTGAAAGTGTTGAAgtatgttttcatgttttattgccatATAGATAAAGTGTAACATAGATCAATACTGCCTcttattttcatccacagaagtTAGTGAATATGTAAATCAGACACTGCAAAATGAGAAGCCGATCTCCTCTGCCTAATTGATACATCAAAATCAAAATTTCTTCTCTGTCCAGATTTAATCAGAAGTTATGCCACATTATGTTCCACAGACATTTTGCATCACTGCACTTGTTCCCTTAACAGAGCACAGCACAAAGCATTTATGTCCTCTTCCTGTTATGGTTGCTCATTGGCTGAGGGCCAGTGTTGTATTAGGCCACTTAAAATTTCAGAAAGGTGAAATGCAAACACAGCATTCGCCTCCTTTAGCTAAGAATGTTTCTCTTCACTTTATTTTGATACAGAGACATGCACGTGCTATTTTAAAAATATCATTGTGCTGACAGTgcctgaaagaaaaacagaggtaGAGTGTGGTAATTTCTAAAATCAATAAAGCAAGTTACCATGTAGGAAGAGCTAAGCAACTAGTCCAATTCCACTACGTATTTGCTCTCACCATTCAGTTGCTGTATATATCACTTTAATTCTGACTAATTGGTTGCTACATTCCTCTGCATTTCAGCAGTGACCTCATTGAGACCTTGAGGTTGCTGGAGCTGCTTTACAAGGGCAGGTTTTTTATTCAATGTCACAAAGCCAACTGAAGTTTCCTCTCTTCCCTTTTCAGGTCTGAGCACAATTTGAATGGTTTAGACAGAATGACAGCTGAAGATTCCAATACCATGATGAGCACAGATTCCTGTAACACGTCTTCAACTAAAGCCATTGAAGGGGTTGCCGGTGCCCCTAATGAGTCTACTCTTCTTGCACTAATCGAACGTACCGGCTACACGATGGTCCAAGAGAATGGCCAACGTAAATACGGTGGCCCTCCTCCAGGATGGGAAGGGCATCCTCCTCCACGTGGCTGCGAGGTTTTTATTGGGAAAATTCCTCGTGATGTTTATGAAGATGAGCTGGTTCCCATTTTTGAGTCGGTGGGGCGAATGTATGAAATGCGGTTGATGATGGACTTTGATGGCAAAAATCGTGGCTATGCCTTTGTCATGTTCACAGCCAAGCACGAGGCCAAAAGGGCAGTCAGGGAGCTCAATAATTACGAGATTCGTCCGGGAAGGTTGCTTGGTGTTTGCAGCAGTGTGGACAACTGCAGACTTTTCATTGGGGGCATTCCGAAAATGAAAAAAAGAGAAGAGATTTTAGAAGAGATTTCTAAAGTAACAGAAGGCGTGTTAGATGTGATTGTCTATGCCAGTGCAGCTGACAAGATGAAAAACAGAGGATTTGCGTTTGTCGAGTATGAAAGCCACCGAGCTGCTGCCATGGCGCGGAGAAAGCTGATGCCTGGAAGAATCCAGCTGTGGGGTCATCAGATCGCCGTTGACTGGGCTGAGCCAGAGATTGACGTCGATGAAGATGTGATGGAAACTGTAAAAATTCTGTACGTGAGAAATCTAATGATTGAAACCATGGAAGACACAATAAAAAAAGTGTTTAGCCAGTTCAACCCTGGATGTGTAGAACGAGTGAAGAAAATTCGTGATTATGCTTTCGTTCATTTTACCACAAGGGATGACGCTGTTCATGCCATGGAGAAACTGAATGGAACTGAACTTGAAGGTTCCCACATTGAGGTGACCCTCGCCAAGCCTGTAGACAAAGAGCAGTATAATCGTTACCAGAAGGCAGCAAAAGGTGGACCAACAGAATCCCCTCAAGCAAACATCATATACTCCTGTGATCCCTACACACTAGCTTACTATGGGTATCCCTACAACACTTTGATTGGTCCCAACAGAGAATATTTTGCCAAAGGTCAGTAAAATGCTAAGATCTGAAGACATTTCAATATTTTACAAAGGATGTTGCTTCTGTATGTGTGTTTTATTTTCCTTCACAACCATAGGTGTTGCTATGAAGACTAGAATTTATTGCCCATCCGTGTCTGTTCTTGCTTCGGTAGTGCTGAGCTGTCTTTTGAGCCATTGGTGGACATGTGATGAATGCAGTGATctttgg
This genomic window contains:
- the rbm47 gene encoding RNA-binding protein 47 isoform X2, whose amino-acid sequence is MTACLHLFKNCHFIQFWSEHNLNGLDRMTAEDSNTMMSTDSCNTSSTKAIEGVAGAPNESTLLALIERTGYTMVQENGQRKYGGPPPGWEGHPPPRGCEVFIGKIPRDVYEDELVPIFESVGRMYEMRLMMDFDGKNRGYAFVMFTAKHEAKRAVRELNNYEIRPGRLLGVCSSVDNCRLFIGGIPKMKKREEILEEISKVTEGVLDVIVYASAADKMKNRGFAFVEYESHRAAAMARRKLMPGRIQLWGHQIAVDWAEPEIDVDEDVMETVKILYVRNLMIETMEDTIKKVFSQFNPGCVERVKKIRDYAFVHFTTRDDAVHAMEKLNGTELEGSHIEVTLAKPVDKEQYNRYQKAAKGGPTESPQANIIYSCDPYTLAYYGYPYNTLIGPNREYFAKGAVRGRGRGAAGNRAAGPRGSYLGGYSAGRGIYSRYHEGKAKQQDKAYELIPSLDLATVSPVAMKPGAVAIPSIGTQYPVFQAAPGTKLMEENKMHPMEHVLNPIAVQTDPNGAPIIPSVSTPPPFQTRPITPVYAMASNIQRIPATGFYGASYVPIAAPASAATMATLQKNAATAAAVAAYGGYATYVPQAFPAATFQVPLHDFYQTY
- the rbm47 gene encoding RNA-binding protein 47 isoform X6, with protein sequence MTACLHLFKNCHFIQFWSEHNLNGLDRMTAEDSNTMMSTDSCNTSSTKAIEGVAGAPNESTLLALIERTGYTMVQENGQRKYGGPPPGWEGHPPPRGCEVFIGKIPRDVYEDELVPIFESVGRMYEMRLMMDFDGKNRGYAFVMFTAKHEAKRAVRELNNYEIRPGRLLGVCSSVDNCRLFIGGIPKMKKREEILEEISKVTEGVLDVIVYASAADKMKNRGFAFVEYESHRAAAMARRKLMPGRIQLWGHQIAVDWAEPEIDVDEDVMETVKILYVRNLMIETMEDTIKKVFSQFNPGCVERVKKIRDYAFVHFTTRDDAVHAMEKLNGTELEGSHIEVTLAKPVDKEQYNRYQKAAKGGPTESPQANIIYSCDPYTLAYYGYPYNTLIGPNREYFAKGAVRGRGRGAAGNRAAGPRGSYLGGYSAGRVAIPSIGTQYPVFQAAPGTKLMEENKMHPMEHVLNPIAVQTDPNGAPIIPSVSTPPPFQTRPITPVYAMASNIQRIPATGFYGASYVPIAAPASAATMATLQKNAATAAAVAAYGGYATYVPQAFPAATFQVPLHDFYQTY
- the rbm47 gene encoding RNA-binding protein 47 isoform X1 → MTACLHLFKNCHFIQFWSEHNLNGLDRMTAEDSNTMMSTDSCNTSSTKAIEGVAGAPNESTLLALIERTGYTMVQENGQRKYGGPPPGWEGHPPPRGCEVFIGKIPRDVYEDELVPIFESVGRMYEMRLMMDFDGKNRGYAFVMFTAKHEAKRAVRELNNYEIRPGRLLGVCSSVDNCRLFIGGIPKMKKREEILEEISKVTEGVLDVIVYASAADKMKNRGFAFVEYESHRAAAMARRKLMPGRIQLWGHQIAVDWAEPEIDVDEDVMETVKILYVRNLMIETMEDTIKKVFSQFNPGCVERVKKIRDYAFVHFTTRDDAVHAMEKLNGTELEGSHIEVTLAKPVDKEQYNRYQKAAKGGPTESPQANIIYSCDPYTLAYYGYPYNTLIGPNREYFAKAGAVRGRGRGAAGNRAAGPRGSYLGGYSAGRGIYSRYHEGKAKQQDKAYELIPSLDLATVSPVAMKPGAVAIPSIGTQYPVFQAAPGTKLMEENKMHPMEHVLNPIAVQTDPNGAPIIPSVSTPPPFQTRPITPVYAMASNIQRIPATGFYGASYVPIAAPASAATMATLQKNAATAAAVAAYGGYATYVPQAFPAATFQVPLHDFYQTY
- the rbm47 gene encoding RNA-binding protein 47 isoform X5 — protein: MTACLHLFKNCHFIQFWSEHNLNGLDRMTAEDSNTMMSTDSCNTSSTKAIEGVAGAPNESTLLALIERTGYTMVQENGQRKYGGPPPGWEGHPPPRGCEVFIGKIPRDVYEDELVPIFESVGRMYEMRLMMDFDGKNRGYAFVMFTAKHEAKRAVRELNNYEIRPGRLLGVCSSVDNCRLFIGGIPKMKKREEILEEISKVTEGVLDVIVYASAADKMKNRGFAFVEYESHRAAAMARRKLMPGRIQLWGHQIAVDWAEPEIDVDEDVMETVKILYVRNLMIETMEDTIKKVFSQFNPGCVERVKKIRDYAFVHFTTRDDAVHAMEKLNGTELEGSHIEVTLAKPVDKEQYNRYQKAAKGGPTESPQANIIYSCDPYTLAYYGYPYNTLIGPNREYFAKAGAVRGRGRGAAGNRAAGPRGSYLGGYSAGRVAIPSIGTQYPVFQAAPGTKLMEENKMHPMEHVLNPIAVQTDPNGAPIIPSVSTPPPFQTRPITPVYAMASNIQRIPATGFYGASYVPIAAPASAATMATLQKNAATAAAVAAYGGYATYVPQAFPAATFQVPLHDFYQTY
- the rbm47 gene encoding RNA-binding protein 47 isoform X3, translated to MFSLPRSEHNLNGLDRMTAEDSNTMMSTDSCNTSSTKAIEGVAGAPNESTLLALIERTGYTMVQENGQRKYGGPPPGWEGHPPPRGCEVFIGKIPRDVYEDELVPIFESVGRMYEMRLMMDFDGKNRGYAFVMFTAKHEAKRAVRELNNYEIRPGRLLGVCSSVDNCRLFIGGIPKMKKREEILEEISKVTEGVLDVIVYASAADKMKNRGFAFVEYESHRAAAMARRKLMPGRIQLWGHQIAVDWAEPEIDVDEDVMETVKILYVRNLMIETMEDTIKKVFSQFNPGCVERVKKIRDYAFVHFTTRDDAVHAMEKLNGTELEGSHIEVTLAKPVDKEQYNRYQKAAKGGPTESPQANIIYSCDPYTLAYYGYPYNTLIGPNREYFAKAGAVRGRGRGAAGNRAAGPRGSYLGGYSAGRGIYSRYHEGKAKQQDKAYELIPSLDLATVSPVAMKPGAVAIPSIGTQYPVFQAAPGTKLMEENKMHPMEHVLNPIAVQTDPNGAPIIPSVSTPPPFQTRPITPVYAMASNIQRIPATGFYGASYVPIAAPASAATMATLQKNAATAAAVAAYGGYATYVPQAFPAATFQVPLHDFYQTY
- the rbm47 gene encoding RNA-binding protein 47 isoform X4: MTAEDSNTMMSTDSCNTSSTKAIEGVAGAPNESTLLALIERTGYTMVQENGQRKYGGPPPGWEGHPPPRGCEVFIGKIPRDVYEDELVPIFESVGRMYEMRLMMDFDGKNRGYAFVMFTAKHEAKRAVRELNNYEIRPGRLLGVCSSVDNCRLFIGGIPKMKKREEILEEISKVTEGVLDVIVYASAADKMKNRGFAFVEYESHRAAAMARRKLMPGRIQLWGHQIAVDWAEPEIDVDEDVMETVKILYVRNLMIETMEDTIKKVFSQFNPGCVERVKKIRDYAFVHFTTRDDAVHAMEKLNGTELEGSHIEVTLAKPVDKEQYNRYQKAAKGGPTESPQANIIYSCDPYTLAYYGYPYNTLIGPNREYFAKAGAVRGRGRGAAGNRAAGPRGSYLGGYSAGRGIYSRYHEGKAKQQDKAYELIPSLDLATVSPVAMKPGAVAIPSIGTQYPVFQAAPGTKLMEENKMHPMEHVLNPIAVQTDPNGAPIIPSVSTPPPFQTRPITPVYAMASNIQRIPATGFYGASYVPIAAPASAATMATLQKNAATAAAVAAYGGYATYVPQAFPAATFQVPLHDFYQTY